Below is a window of Nicotiana tabacum cultivar K326 chromosome 19, ASM71507v2, whole genome shotgun sequence DNA.
CCTCGATCTTGTTTACAAAGAAGCGGAGGAGAATGACTATCCTCTAGAAGGAGGAATGAATTTGGCCTAGAgtcacctcgtacctcttacaaaaggcGATGATGACCGGGTCCAAGGAgcccaacgtgaagggataagtgtaaacactcagaaaaccctccacgtgggtagtgatcgcCTCCTCGGGCGTAGGAACCACTACGTGCTTACTGACCCAGTTGCAGTCCTCCTTGACCTTGTCGAGAACATTGTCGGTaaccgaatatatatatatatatatatatatatatatatatcgagacCAGTTCGCACCGGCCCGGCACCGAGGAGGTTTTCTCAACCTTGAAATCGGCTCCGGTTGGACACCCCATAGGGACGAACATCTTTAGAAGGGGTTCCAGTGTCGATTCCTTAGTAACAACAAGCAAAACATTCTCAGTCGGTTTCGAAGAAGAGGGAGTTTCCTTTTGGGGAACAGACTTAGAAGTCTTCGCCATTTTTTGATAAAGATGAAGAAGAATGAGTTAAAGGGGTACGCTTGAATAGTTCAGACAAAGGAGAAACCCTTACAAAGCTCTCAAGAAATTGGGAAAATACTAGAAAATACAAAGGTTCTTTAAGAACAAGAGTAGGAAAAGGTtggatgtaaagtttgaatgaatgaaGGAGGAAGTATTTATAGTTTGCAAACGACGGTTCAAAACCTGTAGTGGCTGACCAGCAACTGACGAACATTTAATGCCATTTAGATGTGACTGACGAGACATTTTGctcattttgtcatttttggcgCAAAGTATCGAGACAAGGATCGAgggctcatatcgtttctcgtcgtttactctccgaaaaataaggggactatctgtatacggtagaaaCCGAGCTTATCTATTGCATGATAGATCGGGGATGAAACATAATGGATTAAAGATCGACCTTGGGGTTCTATCGAACCTAGGCACGAGGTTAGAACATGCGTCTTCAAGATTATTGAGTCCGTAACCCCGAAACTGTCTGCGACTCCGAATTAGCTCGAGAACACATTATCGAACCAAAATAacggaaggccgaaatatccgtaaccggtcgGATATCACGGCGGGAATCTCAGCACGTATCAATGAaatcgattaattagcaaatcatgagattttttaccttatatagaattgtacctaaagtaggactcctctactatataaaaaggGTCTGATTATTTGTAAAGGATATTGTAACACGCATCCAAAAGCAATAAACTATTATTTTTAGTCATTATTATCTTATCACTCTGTTCCGGCACCGATTGCAGCATCTTTGACTCGAGGGTGACCAACTTTCAAGGCCAAGATTGTTCAACCTGCGTGGTTTGCacttttgtttttatcatttatttcaatttgaatctgatTTCTCATTTTTGTATCAAGTtcgatcacgtatccttaaaatcgcgtatatattcaattgttatcctattttgagggtaaacaaagaaaaaagagaagaacaaaGAAAATTAAATTCTCGAGAATATGATTGGAGAAAAACCTCATATTTATGGAAGAAGAATACCTTATTCCCACGTCCCCcgtttgacccaaaatttagatctaAGTTTAAACAATTATATTTTCTAGTAAAACAAAGTTAATCTTAGTCAATATTAATGTCCAAAAGATGTATTAACCGATTGTGGGGGAAGATAGTACGGGTATAATTTATGTAGCAATAAATGATGGCACTTCCAAAAATGAAGGAGGTAGcattaaataacaataaaaaataataaatgacatttaagtaaataaaagcaTGCGAGTCACCCAAAATGATGAGATTTTTTAGTATTCTTTCttacaatgatgaatgattgatgaGCCTTTGAATATTCGGATGCTTCTTGGATCGTGGGAAAAAAGTTAGACAAGAATCTcaagaaaaagatattttttgTATGAATGCAGTAAAGCAAAATATTTCAGAGAATGTCAATGTGGTGTCTTACAAATGAGTATTCAATGTCCCCTATAACTATGCCTCTTTCTATTTATCAGGGAATATGTGCTAAAAAATCCTAATAGTACAGATACAAAGAATATCCACTGGAATATTCTCTTTAGAGTCTTATCCTACAACTAGCCGTTATTACTTTGTTTAAGACGAGTGCTCGTCCTCGACCTTGATCTATGTTGACTCCTCAACCCCGTCCTTCATCTTTTGTGAGATCACTTCGACTTTGAACAACCCTTTGTCGAGATTATTCTGTGACACGTGGCAGCCCTTGAAGGCTCTCTTAATGCGGATATGGTCTAAACTTAAACTAAGATAATTTTTAGCCCATACAATTAGTGTCCCCACCAAAAAAACTAACTTTTAGAAAAAGAATTCAAATAACTATCTAGTGTAAAAATTTTTAGTTGTTCGGTTGTACcaaatcattttttttaacatttaaaacttaatttaaaaaaaaacaaaacatatcCCTTAACCAATATTGATTCGGGCGtaatgttattttcttttaaatcaatACATGCGAGTAAATATTTTTTTAGCCTTATATATAGATAAAGTTATAGACCCAAAGCTAATTAGAATTCCACTACTTTTTCTCTCTCTAGTCTCTACCGTCTGCTTTGTTTCTCTCGTTTAACAAACCTAGGGTTTGCGTTTTTGTTTGCTCTGTTCAATCGAACCATGTCTACTTCAAAGATGATTGTGTTGAAGAGTTCCGACGGCGAAACTTTCGAGGTGGAAGAGGCGGTGGCGTTGGAATCACAGACTATAAAACACATGATTGAAGACGATTGTGCTGATACCAGTATCCCTCTCCCTAATGTTACGAGCAAGATCTTGGCTAAGGTTATTGAGTACTGTAAGCGCCACGTCGATGCTGTTGCTAAGACTGATGATAAAGCCTCCGAGGATGATTTGAAAAGCTTTGATGCTGACTTTGTCAAAGTTGATCAGGCTACTCTCTTTGATCTTATCttggtataatattttttttttgtaatgatTGTGTTTTGCTATAAGTTGTTTTTCTTGCTTTTGTTGTCCTGATTTGATTTATTAGGTGGTACTTTATTTGCCTGATTTTATGTTTAGGTTTTTTCATCTGCTATATGCTTATGTGCTGCTTTACAATTTATTCTTCTATTGGTTCTTGTCTTGGATTATTGCTGTTATTTGATGGGTTAACTACTACTCCTTATGTCCCAGTTTATTGGATGCATTTCGGATTTTAATAGTCGAACTTTTCAATTTTGACCTCGAATAATTTGTTTGAAATACAATTTACCTATTTGGAAACTACATCAGAAATACTAAGccacaataattaataattaaaaggCATATGAAAAAATCACGGTCAAAGAATAGTTTGTTTGAGACTCAAAATTCAAAATGCATCAAACGAATTCGGATGGAGGGAGTATGAAATAGTTGTGGAGGAACTCGGTCATTTTGATTTTAAACATTTACTCAACTACATGTGTTGAACAGAACCTACAATTAATCAACTGTTTAGGCATTATAAAGCAGTACATAAAAGTACAGGGGTAATCATAGGTCTCCCACAAAGTTTAGGTGTGTTCTTATTTGTGTATTATCCTTTCTTTTTCTGTACGTCTTATTTCCATTGTTATGTATTCGGGGCATTTTGAACCCCATTCAGTGACTGATTATGTATCATGTTATCTAGTGTTAATCTAGTACTGTCATATTTTTTACGTCCCAATATTTTTGACCCTCGTCATTTTTCTTTACCACTTTGATAATTATTAAAAATCCTAATCCAAACTATTCAAATCTTaaagtttgatgtgatttttacaCTGTCAGACTAGTTTTTTTAACAATTAGTTTATATATTCTTCCACTTTCACCTCCAAAGTTAGTTTGCAAGGGGAGCCTTGCAATAActggtcacgggttcaagccgtggaaacggcctcttgcagaaatgcagggtaaggctgcgtacaatagatccttgtggtTCGGCTCTTCCCCGGATCCAGCGCATAGCGgtagcttagtgcaccgggctgcccttttttctTATTCTTCCACTTTCACTAACATTTCCTTATTTGATATGCAAGTTAAATTAAATTCTCAAACAATGAGATGGAAGAGCTGCATATGAATTGGTCTGGAGCCCTGATTCGTCTAAGTTGGTCGTTTGaatcctttgttttttttcttgtttcttttggcCGGTGCATGGACCTTCTATATTATCTACCTAGCATTTGTTCTTTGAGTTAGATAACTTTTTTGCAGAGGTTTAATAAGCACTGCCGTTGTAAATTTCAGGCTGCTAACTATTTGAACATCAAGAGTCTGCTTGATCTCACTTGTCAGACTGTGGCAGACATGATCAAGGGGAAAACTCCGGAGGAGATCCGCAAGACCTTCAACATCAAGAATGACTTCACACCTGAGGAAGAGGAGGAAGTTAGGAGGGAGAATGCCTGGGCCTTTGAGTGAATCTGATGTCTATTAACTTTCTATATTCTGGTGATAGATTTGAATATATTAGTAGATGCTATTAAGAATCTCTTATATTATATATGTCGTGCTGTTTGTTTGGTACTTTTTAACTTCGTTGTTCAACCAAGACAGTTAACCTCTTTTTGCTATATATATTTACTTGGTTTACCTTTAGAGTATTAGATAGTTTCAAAATTGAAATGCTGTTGAATCGTGTTAAATCTGTTACATCTTTACTGATATATTGCTGGTTGTTTGTTCTTAGTGTTATTGTTTTAAGTGGTGCGTTGGCTGGTGGGTTATTATCTCGGAAACATGAGGCATTTGGTCCTTAAGTGGTAAAATATGCTTGAGGATGGTTTGGTTTATCCAAGATTCTGTTGAGTTTGAATTTTGAAGGTGCAATTGTTGTATGCATTTTAGGATCTCAAATCATACTTGTTTAATTTAGTGGGGTTGGATATGACTTAGAAAATAGATCCTCGATCAAAAAACAGCTATGAGACGATTGATTGAACCTGTGGTTGTTGGTTACTTGTTTGTATGACATTGTAGC
It encodes the following:
- the LOC142173252 gene encoding SKP1-like protein 1A; this encodes MSTSKMIVLKSSDGETFEVEEAVALESQTIKHMIEDDCADTSIPLPNVTSKILAKVIEYCKRHVDAVAKTDDKASEDDLKSFDADFVKVDQATLFDLILAANYLNIKSLLDLTCQTVADMIKGKTPEEIRKTFNIKNDFTPEEEEEVRRENAWAFE